One genomic window of Clostridium taeniosporum includes the following:
- a CDS encoding F0F1 ATP synthase subunit B, whose translation METNYSVILITIINFCILVFILRHFFWDKIKGIISERQNFIEEQLLKVDEDSEKARMYLLENQRILQSAKEEGKKITENQKSKANKVYEEIVQDASEEAKALLDRAKVDIQREKEKAEYEIKKQVVDLALELSIKALEENIDESKHRELISDFITKVGM comes from the coding sequence ATGGAGACTAATTATTCAGTAATTTTAATAACAATAATTAACTTTTGTATTTTAGTTTTTATTTTAAGACATTTTTTCTGGGATAAAATCAAAGGCATAATTAGTGAAAGACAAAATTTTATTGAAGAACAATTACTAAAAGTCGATGAAGACTCAGAAAAAGCTAGAATGTATCTACTAGAAAATCAAAGAATACTTCAATCAGCTAAAGAAGAAGGTAAGAAAATTACCGAAAATCAAAAATCAAAAGCTAATAAAGTATATGAAGAAATAGTACAAGATGCTAGTGAAGAAGCAAAAGCTTTATTAGACAGAGCTAAAGTAGATATACAACGTGAAAAAGAAAAAGCAGAATACGAAATAAAGAAGCAAGTAGTTGATTTAGCACTAGAGCTTTCTATCAAAGCTTTAGAAGAAAATATCGATGAAAGCAAACATAGAGAACTTATAAGCGATTTTATTACTAAGGTAGGTATGTAG
- the atpE gene encoding ATP synthase F0 subunit C produces MNLALIGAGIAVLTGLGAGIGIGIATGGATQGIARQPEAAGKIQTALLIGAGLAEATAIYGFIIAFMLLTK; encoded by the coding sequence ATGAATTTAGCACTTATCGGAGCAGGTATTGCTGTATTAACAGGATTAGGAGCAGGTATTGGTATTGGTATTGCTACAGGAGGAGCTACTCAAGGAATAGCAAGACAACCAGAAGCAGCAGGTAAAATACAAACTGCATTACTTATAGGAGCTGGACTTGCAGAAGCAACAGCTATTTACGGTTTTATAATTGCATTTATGCTATTAACTAAATAA
- the atpA gene encoding F0F1 ATP synthase subunit alpha, which translates to MNIKPEEITSIIKKEIEKYEKQIKTVDSGTIIQVGDGVSRVYGLDDCMEGELLEFPNDVYGMALNLEQDNVGCVLLGNEEGIKEGDIVKGSGKIVEVPVGEALIGRVVNSLGEELDGKGPINTNQTRPIEVKAPSIIDRSSVNEPLQTGIKAIDSMIPIGKGQRELIIGDRQTGKTALVIDTILNQKGKDVICIYVAIGQKQSTVAHIFNTLTEMGAMDYSIIVSSTAADSAPLQYLAPYAGCSIGEYFMNQGKDVLIVYDDLSKHAVAYRTMSLLLKRPPGREAYPGDVFYIHSRLLERAAKLSEENGGGSLTALPIIETLAGDITAYIPTNVISITDGQIFLESELFNSGQRPAVNAGISVSRVGGNAQIKAMKQVTGTLRLELAQYRELAAFAQFGSDLDKDSKKRLEKGKRLVEVLKQDQYKPLDVTKQIIILYTAVNDFLSDIKVEDIKKFEKEFLEYLDTHNRELERQLAEEKVLTDEIKAKLEVAIVEFKKIFLQEA; encoded by the coding sequence ATGAATATTAAACCAGAAGAAATAACTTCTATTATCAAAAAAGAAATAGAAAAATATGAAAAACAAATAAAAACAGTAGATTCTGGTACTATAATTCAAGTCGGAGATGGTGTCTCAAGAGTTTATGGATTAGATGACTGTATGGAAGGTGAATTATTAGAATTCCCAAATGATGTATATGGAATGGCTTTAAATCTAGAACAAGACAATGTTGGATGCGTTCTTTTAGGAAATGAAGAAGGTATAAAAGAAGGAGATATTGTTAAAGGTTCTGGTAAAATAGTTGAAGTTCCAGTAGGTGAAGCATTAATAGGTAGAGTTGTTAATTCATTAGGTGAAGAACTTGATGGAAAAGGACCAATAAACACAAATCAAACTAGACCTATTGAAGTAAAAGCACCTAGCATCATAGATAGAAGTTCTGTTAATGAACCGTTACAAACAGGAATTAAAGCTATCGACTCAATGATACCAATAGGTAAAGGACAAAGAGAACTTATAATAGGCGATAGACAAACAGGAAAGACAGCACTTGTTATAGATACTATATTAAATCAAAAAGGAAAAGATGTAATATGTATTTATGTAGCTATTGGACAAAAACAATCTACAGTTGCACATATATTTAATACATTAACTGAAATGGGTGCTATGGATTATAGTATAATAGTAAGTTCAACAGCAGCTGACTCTGCTCCATTACAATACCTTGCTCCATATGCAGGATGTAGTATTGGTGAATACTTCATGAATCAAGGAAAAGATGTATTGATAGTTTATGATGATTTATCTAAGCACGCAGTAGCTTATAGAACAATGTCATTACTTCTTAAAAGACCACCAGGCAGAGAAGCATATCCAGGAGACGTTTTCTATATCCATTCAAGATTGCTTGAAAGAGCAGCTAAGTTATCAGAAGAAAATGGTGGAGGATCATTAACAGCTCTTCCAATAATAGAAACACTAGCTGGAGACATAACAGCATACATACCAACAAATGTTATATCAATTACAGATGGTCAAATATTCTTAGAATCAGAATTATTTAATTCAGGACAAAGACCAGCTGTTAATGCAGGTATATCAGTATCAAGAGTTGGTGGTAATGCACAAATTAAAGCAATGAAGCAAGTGACAGGTACTTTAAGATTAGAACTTGCACAATATAGAGAATTAGCAGCATTTGCTCAGTTTGGATCAGATTTAGATAAAGATTCAAAGAAGAGACTTGAAAAAGGTAAGAGACTTGTTGAAGTATTAAAACAAGATCAATATAAACCTTTAGATGTTACAAAACAAATTATTATATTATATACAGCAGTTAATGATTTCTTATCTGATATAAAAGTAGAAGATATAAAGAAATTTGAAAAAGAATTCTTAGAATATTTAGATACTCATAATAGAGAATTAGAAAGACAACTTGCTGAAGAAAAAGTTCTAACAGATGAAATAAAAGCTAAATTAGAAGTAGCGATAGTTGAGTTTAAAAAGATATTTTTACAAGAAGCATAG
- a CDS encoding F0F1 ATP synthase subunit A has translation MEPSKVVFSFNIGNFPVDIIPEIIIQWVIILALAVTAYLLTRNLKQKPDKKQAALEKFYETVKSLVSNTMGESYLVFVPYVGTLIIYLLLLNFTGLVGIKPPTQNLSVTVGMAITTFVVINFTAIKRNGLGKYFKGLTHPFIGMLPINIMERVMLPVSLALRLFGNMLAATILVDLVYQGLGSIATVAQIGLPIAVHVYFDLFDGTIQMLVFTMLTIINIKTTTEH, from the coding sequence TTGGAACCCAGTAAAGTTGTATTTTCTTTTAATATTGGAAATTTTCCAGTAGATATTATTCCAGAAATAATAATTCAGTGGGTAATAATCTTGGCATTAGCCGTGACAGCTTATTTACTAACAAGAAATTTAAAGCAAAAGCCTGATAAGAAACAAGCTGCATTAGAAAAATTTTATGAAACAGTTAAATCACTTGTTAGTAATACAATGGGAGAAAGTTATTTAGTTTTTGTACCATATGTAGGTACATTGATAATTTACTTACTGCTGTTAAACTTTACAGGATTAGTTGGTATAAAGCCACCAACACAAAATTTAAGTGTAACTGTTGGTATGGCGATTACTACATTTGTGGTTATTAACTTTACTGCAATTAAGAGAAATGGATTAGGAAAATATTTCAAAGGATTAACACATCCGTTTATAGGCATGTTACCTATAAACATTATGGAAAGAGTTATGTTACCTGTATCTTTAGCACTAAGACTTTTTGGTAACATGTTAGCAGCAACAATTTTAGTTGATTTAGTATATCAAGGATTGGGAAGTATTGCCACAGTAGCTCAAATAGGATTGCCGATAGCAGTTCATGTATATTTTGATCTATTTGATGGAACAATCCAAATGTTGGTATTTACTATGTTAACTATAATTAATATTAAAACAACAACAGAACATTAG
- the wecB gene encoding non-hydrolyzing UDP-N-acetylglucosamine 2-epimerase — protein sequence MSKKKVITIFGTRPEAIKMAPLVQELKKREEIESKVCVTAQHREMLDQVLDLFDIKPDFDLNIMKTRQTLTGITNKVLEGLEEIFEQEKPDMILVHGDTTTTFAGALAAFYKQIKVGHVEAGLRTFNKYFPFPEEMNRRLTGNLSDLHFAPTQSSKDNLLKEGISEDIIYITGNTVIDAMEHTVEEKYEFENEELKNIDFNKKVIMVTAHRRENWGEGINNICDALKEIVLNNKDVELVYLVHLNPIVKDVVEEKLGNLERVHLLPPLDTKETHNLMNKSYLVMTDSGGLQEEAPHLGKPVLVLRDVTERPEAVKYGTVKLVGTNIEKIVKEANKLLNNIEEYNNMSKSVNPYGDGIASIRIADAILKYFELSEKEVKEFKI from the coding sequence ATGAGCAAAAAGAAAGTGATAACTATATTTGGAACTAGACCAGAAGCAATAAAAATGGCTCCATTAGTTCAAGAATTAAAGAAAAGAGAAGAAATAGAATCTAAGGTGTGTGTTACAGCTCAACATAGAGAAATGCTAGATCAAGTTTTGGATTTATTTGATATAAAGCCAGATTTTGATTTGAATATAATGAAAACAAGACAAACTTTAACAGGAATAACAAACAAAGTTTTAGAAGGATTAGAAGAAATATTTGAACAAGAAAAACCAGATATGATATTAGTACATGGTGATACAACAACAACTTTTGCAGGAGCATTAGCAGCATTTTATAAACAAATAAAAGTTGGTCATGTAGAAGCTGGATTAAGAACTTTTAATAAATACTTCCCATTTCCAGAAGAAATGAATAGAAGATTAACAGGGAATTTATCTGATTTACATTTTGCGCCAACACAAAGTTCTAAAGATAACTTACTAAAAGAAGGTATATCAGAAGATATAATTTATATAACAGGAAATACTGTTATAGATGCAATGGAACATACTGTAGAAGAAAAATATGAATTTGAAAATGAAGAGTTAAAAAATATAGATTTTAATAAAAAAGTTATAATGGTTACAGCTCATAGAAGGGAAAATTGGGGAGAAGGAATAAATAATATTTGTGATGCATTAAAAGAAATAGTTTTAAATAATAAAGATGTAGAATTAGTTTATTTAGTTCACTTAAATCCAATTGTTAAGGATGTTGTAGAAGAAAAGTTAGGAAATTTAGAAAGAGTTCATTTATTACCACCATTAGACACTAAAGAAACTCATAATTTAATGAATAAATCATATTTAGTTATGACTGATTCAGGTGGATTACAAGAAGAAGCACCACATTTAGGCAAACCAGTATTGGTTTTAAGAGATGTTACAGAAAGACCAGAAGCTGTGAAATATGGAACTGTTAAATTAGTAGGAACTAACATAGAAAAAATAGTGAAAGAAGCAAATAAATTATTAAATAATATTGAAGAATATAATAATATGAGTAAATCAGTAAATCCTTATGGTGATGGTATTGCTTCAATTAGAATAGCAGATGCTATATTAAAATATTTCGAATTGAGTGAAAAAGAGGTAAAAGAGTTTAAAATATAA
- a CDS encoding deoxycytidylate deaminase has product MERIIKENYYLDIAETVLERGTCLRRNYGSIIVKNDEIISTGYTGAPRGRKNCIDINSCIREELQIPRGTHYELCRSVHSEANAIISASRRDMIGATLYLVGRDVKTKKYVENANSCSMCKRLIINAGISYVVIRKDKEKYIKIDVEDWIKNDDSLKIDNNFGY; this is encoded by the coding sequence ATGGAAAGAATAATCAAGGAGAATTATTATTTAGACATTGCTGAAACTGTATTGGAAAGAGGGACATGTTTAAGAAGGAATTATGGCTCTATAATAGTTAAGAATGATGAAATAATATCAACAGGATACACTGGAGCTCCAAGAGGAAGAAAAAATTGTATAGATATTAATAGTTGCATAAGAGAAGAATTACAAATACCAAGAGGAACACATTATGAACTTTGTAGAAGTGTACATAGTGAGGCTAATGCAATAATTAGTGCTTCACGAAGAGATATGATTGGAGCAACATTATATTTAGTAGGTAGAGATGTTAAAACAAAAAAATATGTTGAAAATGCTAATTCTTGTTCTATGTGCAAGAGACTTATAATTAATGCTGGTATCTCTTATGTAGTTATAAGAAAAGACAAAGAGAAGTATATAAAAATAGATGTAGAAGATTGGATAAAAAATGATGATTCTTTAAAGATAGATAATAATTTTGGATATTAG
- the atpG gene encoding ATP synthase F1 subunit gamma, translating into MGSAGLIEIKRRIKSVESTRKITNAMGLVATSKLRKTRKELLTNQKFVEETEKIIGKLASIISGDDSNIYFKPSKSKSKLYILISSDTGLCGSYNNTVVSYLDSLVKDEKENVKIITVGSKGLSYVKRIDLDSIAEYVDISDIPTLKEVKVVFEEALKMYKDGEVSEINVTYLDFVSPVKQEPKAEKLLPIEKVTNISEEFLIEPSNEEVFENAINIYLKGKLRNILLSAKCSEQSSRMTAMDGATQNANDILDNLNLKFNRIRQQIITQEISEIVGGAEAQK; encoded by the coding sequence ATGGGTTCAGCTGGACTTATAGAAATTAAACGAAGAATAAAGTCAGTAGAAAGTACAAGAAAAATAACTAATGCTATGGGACTTGTTGCCACTTCTAAGTTAAGAAAAACTAGAAAAGAGTTATTAACAAATCAAAAGTTTGTTGAAGAAACTGAAAAAATTATAGGAAAGCTTGCATCAATTATTTCAGGAGATGATAGTAATATTTACTTTAAACCTAGTAAGAGTAAGTCTAAACTATATATTTTAATATCATCAGATACAGGCTTATGTGGTAGTTATAATAATACTGTAGTATCTTACTTAGATTCTTTAGTAAAAGATGAAAAAGAAAATGTAAAGATAATTACAGTTGGAAGCAAAGGGTTAAGTTATGTAAAAAGAATTGATCTTGATTCAATAGCTGAATATGTTGATATATCAGATATACCAACATTAAAAGAAGTGAAAGTTGTTTTTGAAGAAGCTCTTAAAATGTATAAAGATGGAGAGGTTTCAGAAATTAATGTTACATACTTAGATTTTGTTTCTCCAGTAAAACAAGAACCAAAAGCAGAAAAACTTTTACCAATAGAAAAAGTTACTAATATATCTGAGGAATTTTTAATTGAACCTAGTAATGAAGAAGTTTTTGAAAATGCTATAAATATATATTTAAAAGGAAAACTTAGAAATATATTATTAAGTGCTAAGTGCAGTGAGCAAAGTTCAAGAATGACAGCCATGGATGGAGCTACTCAAAATGCAAATGATATATTAGATAATTTAAATCTAAAGTTTAATAGAATAAGACAACAAATTATTACTCAAGAAATATCAGAAATAGTTGGAGGAGCAGAAGCTCAAAAATAG
- the atpD gene encoding F0F1 ATP synthase subunit beta, translating into MPGKIGKVVQIIGPVVDIKFDSDSLPNLYNAISIDMGERTLIAEVEQHVGDDIVRTIAMEATEGLKRGMDAVDTEKAISVPVGNAVLGRLFNVLGKPIDNEGNINAKEIYPIHRPAPSFKDQSVEPEMFETGIKVIDLLAPYQRGGKIGLFGGAGVGKTVLIQELINNIAKEHGGLSVFTGVGERSREGNDLYHEMKDSGVIDKTALVFGQMNEPPGARMRVALTGLTMAEYFRDKGQDVLLFIDNIFRFTQAGSEVSALLGRIPSAVGYQPTLATEMGALQERITSTKSGSITSVQAVYVPADDLTDPAPATTFSHLDATTVLSRSIVELGIYPAVDPLESSSRILDPRIVGEEHYNVATKVKNILERYKELQDIIAILGVDELSDEDKAVVSRARKVQRFLSQPFTVGEQFTGMPGKYVPVKETVRGFKEILEGKYDDLPESVFLFIGSIDEAVQKAKELA; encoded by the coding sequence ATGCCTGGTAAAATTGGAAAAGTAGTTCAAATAATTGGACCAGTAGTTGATATAAAGTTTGATTCAGATTCTCTTCCAAATTTATATAATGCGATTAGTATTGATATGGGAGAAAGAACACTAATTGCTGAGGTTGAGCAACATGTTGGTGATGATATAGTAAGAACAATTGCTATGGAAGCAACTGAAGGATTAAAAAGAGGTATGGATGCAGTTGATACAGAAAAAGCTATTTCTGTACCGGTAGGAAATGCTGTATTAGGAAGACTTTTCAATGTTTTAGGAAAACCTATAGACAATGAAGGAAATATAAATGCTAAGGAAATTTATCCTATTCATAGACCAGCACCAAGCTTTAAAGATCAATCTGTTGAACCTGAAATGTTTGAAACAGGTATTAAGGTTATAGATTTACTTGCACCGTATCAAAGAGGTGGAAAAATAGGTCTTTTTGGTGGAGCAGGTGTTGGAAAAACAGTATTAATTCAAGAATTAATAAATAATATAGCTAAAGAGCATGGTGGATTATCAGTATTCACAGGTGTTGGAGAAAGATCTAGAGAAGGTAATGATCTTTATCATGAAATGAAAGATTCAGGAGTTATAGATAAGACTGCACTAGTATTTGGTCAAATGAATGAACCACCTGGTGCGAGAATGAGAGTTGCCTTAACTGGCTTAACTATGGCAGAATACTTTAGAGATAAAGGTCAAGATGTGTTATTATTTATAGATAATATATTCAGATTTACACAAGCTGGATCAGAAGTTTCAGCATTACTTGGAAGAATACCATCAGCAGTTGGTTACCAACCAACATTAGCAACTGAAATGGGAGCTCTTCAAGAAAGAATTACATCAACTAAGAGTGGTTCTATAACATCTGTTCAAGCAGTATATGTTCCTGCAGATGACTTAACAGATCCAGCTCCAGCAACAACATTCTCACATTTAGATGCAACAACAGTTCTATCAAGAAGTATAGTTGAATTAGGAATATATCCAGCTGTAGATCCATTAGAATCTTCATCTAGAATATTGGATCCTAGAATAGTTGGAGAAGAACACTATAATGTAGCTACAAAAGTTAAAAATATACTTGAAAGATATAAAGAACTACAAGATATAATAGCAATATTAGGTGTAGATGAATTATCTGATGAAGATAAGGCTGTAGTTTCTAGAGCTAGAAAAGTTCAAAGATTTTTATCACAACCATTTACAGTAGGTGAACAATTTACAGGAATGCCTGGAAAATATGTCCCAGTAAAAGAAACAGTAAGAGGATTTAAAGAAATATTAGAAGGTAAATATGATGATTTACCAGAATCAGTATTCTTATTTATTGGTTCAATTGACGAGGCTGTACAAAAAGCTAAAGAATTAGCATAG
- the atpC gene encoding ATP synthase F1 subunit epsilon, with the protein MADMFLLKIVTPDKNVFEGNIKKIFLKNTVGRLEILANHADIVTSTTPSIVEFIDSEGNNKKLFVSRGIASMFNNEMTIFSDSAEFSEDIDLERAEKAKERAEKRLHEGDKYDKDRAKLALIRSITRIKLKKMN; encoded by the coding sequence ATGGCTGATATGTTTTTATTAAAAATTGTTACTCCGGACAAAAATGTGTTTGAGGGTAATATAAAGAAAATATTTCTTAAAAATACTGTTGGTAGATTAGAAATATTAGCAAATCATGCTGATATAGTAACAAGTACAACACCATCTATTGTAGAATTTATAGACTCTGAAGGAAATAATAAAAAATTATTTGTTTCTAGAGGAATTGCTAGCATGTTTAATAATGAAATGACAATCTTTAGTGATTCAGCTGAGTTTTCTGAAGATATTGATTTAGAAAGAGCAGAAAAAGCTAAGGAAAGAGCAGAAAAAAGATTACATGAAGGCGATAAATATGACAAAGATAGAGCAAAATTAGCATTAATAAGATCTATTACAAGAATAAAATTAAAAAAAATGAATTAA
- a CDS encoding acetyl-CoA C-acetyltransferase, with protein sequence MKEVVIVSAVRTALGSFSGSLKGVPAVELGATVIKEAVNRAGIKPEVVEEVLMGNVIQAGLGQNPARQSAVKAGLPVEVPAMTINKVCGSGLRTVSLAAQMIKAGDADVIVAGGMENMSAAPYVLPGARWGQRMGDAKMVDTMIKDGLWDAFNNYHMGVTAENIAKQWGLTREEQDAFSASSQQKAQKAIETGRFKDEIVPVMIPQRKGEPKVFDTDEFPRFGTTPETLAKLRPAFLKEGTVTAGNASGINDGAAAFVVMSAEKAAELGVKPLAKIVSYGSKGLDPSIMGYGPFHATKKALEEADLTIDDMDLIEANEAFAAQSLAVAKDLKFDMEKVNVNGGAIALGHPVGASGARILVTLLYEMEKRDAKKGLATLCIGGGMGTAVIVERL encoded by the coding sequence ATGAAAGAAGTAGTTATTGTAAGTGCAGTAAGAACAGCTCTTGGAAGCTTTAGTGGATCATTAAAAGGTGTTCCAGCAGTAGAATTAGGAGCAACTGTAATTAAAGAAGCTGTAAACAGAGCTGGTATAAAGCCAGAAGTTGTTGAAGAAGTTTTAATGGGTAATGTTATCCAAGCTGGTTTAGGACAAAATCCAGCTAGACAATCAGCTGTTAAAGCTGGATTACCAGTAGAAGTTCCAGCAATGACAATAAATAAAGTTTGTGGTTCAGGATTAAGAACAGTTAGTTTAGCAGCTCAAATGATAAAAGCAGGAGATGCTGATGTTATAGTTGCTGGTGGTATGGAAAATATGTCAGCAGCACCATACGTATTACCAGGTGCTAGATGGGGTCAAAGAATGGGTGACGCTAAAATGGTAGATACTATGATAAAAGATGGATTATGGGATGCATTTAACAACTATCATATGGGTGTTACTGCTGAAAATATAGCAAAACAATGGGGATTAACTAGAGAAGAACAAGATGCTTTCTCAGCTTCATCTCAACAAAAAGCTCAAAAAGCTATTGAAACTGGAAGATTTAAAGATGAAATAGTTCCAGTTATGATTCCACAAAGAAAGGGAGAACCAAAAGTATTTGATACTGATGAATTCCCAAGATTCGGAACAACTCCAGAAACTTTAGCCAAATTAAGACCAGCTTTCCTTAAAGAAGGAACAGTAACAGCAGGTAATGCTTCAGGAATAAATGATGGAGCAGCAGCATTTGTTGTTATGAGCGCTGAAAAAGCAGCTGAATTAGGAGTTAAACCATTAGCTAAAATAGTTTCTTATGGATCAAAAGGATTAGACCCATCTATAATGGGATACGGACCATTCCATGCAACTAAGAAAGCTTTAGAAGAAGCTGACTTAACAATTGACGATATGGACTTAATTGAAGCTAATGAAGCCTTTGCAGCTCAAAGTTTAGCAGTTGCTAAAGACTTAAAATTCGATATGGAAAAAGTTAATGTTAATGGAGGAGCTATTGCATTAGGACATCCGGTTGGAGCATCTGGTGCTAGAATTCTTGTTACATTACTTTATGAAATGGAAAAGAGAGATGCTAAAAAAGGTTTAGCAACACTTTGCATAGGTGGAGGAATGGGAACTGCTGTTATAGTTGAAAGACTATAA
- the murA gene encoding UDP-N-acetylglucosamine 1-carboxyvinyltransferase: MEKIIVKGVKKLDGEVNISCAKNSVLPIIAATILCPQDITITNTPILEDVEVICTLLSQLNCNVNFSKVNNDLTINTSNLNPVDASTDLIRKMRASFLIMGPMLSRFGYCKLSLPGGCNIGSRPIDLHLKGFKALGADVNIGHGFVEVKANKLTGNRIYLDFPSVGATENILTASVLANGTTIIENAAEEPEIEDLAKFLNSMGANIEGAGRGKITIHGVKELKGIKYTPIYDRIEAGTFMIAAAITNSIIKINGINEEHLRPVIEKLKECGLKFEKVGNQSIIVDGREKKKAVDIKTLPYPGFPTDMQSQIMSLLCLTNGISIITETIFENRFMHVTELVRMGANIKIDGRTAIIEGVSKLTGAKVKATDLRAGAAMILAGLAAEGETEISDIYHIDRGYVNIEEKFRNLGAEIYRINV; the protein is encoded by the coding sequence ATGGAAAAAATAATAGTTAAAGGTGTAAAAAAGCTAGATGGTGAAGTTAATATAAGCTGTGCTAAGAATTCAGTTTTACCTATAATTGCAGCAACTATATTATGTCCACAAGATATTACTATAACTAATACTCCAATATTAGAAGATGTAGAAGTTATTTGCACATTATTATCTCAATTAAATTGTAATGTTAATTTTTCTAAGGTAAATAATGATTTGACAATTAATACCAGTAATTTGAATCCTGTTGATGCTAGCACAGATCTTATTAGAAAAATGAGAGCATCTTTTTTGATAATGGGTCCTATGTTATCAAGATTTGGATATTGTAAATTATCATTGCCTGGTGGTTGTAATATTGGAAGCAGACCTATAGATTTACATTTAAAAGGTTTTAAGGCACTTGGTGCTGATGTTAATATAGGTCATGGTTTTGTAGAAGTTAAAGCTAACAAATTAACAGGAAACAGGATATATTTAGACTTTCCATCAGTTGGTGCAACAGAAAATATTTTAACAGCCTCAGTATTAGCAAATGGAACCACAATAATAGAAAATGCTGCAGAAGAACCTGAAATAGAAGATTTGGCAAAGTTTTTAAATAGTATGGGAGCTAATATAGAAGGAGCAGGAAGAGGAAAAATAACAATACATGGAGTCAAAGAGCTAAAAGGTATAAAATATACTCCTATATATGATAGAATTGAAGCAGGAACTTTTATGATAGCGGCAGCAATAACAAATAGTATTATAAAAATTAACGGTATAAATGAAGAGCATTTAAGGCCGGTTATAGAAAAATTAAAAGAATGTGGACTTAAATTTGAAAAAGTAGGAAATCAATCTATTATAGTAGATGGAAGAGAAAAAAAGAAGGCAGTTGATATAAAGACATTACCTTATCCGGGATTTCCAACGGATATGCAATCTCAAATAATGAGTTTACTATGTTTGACTAATGGAATTAGCATTATAACTGAAACTATATTTGAAAATAGATTTATGCATGTTACAGAATTAGTAAGAATGGGTGCAAATATAAAAATTGATGGTAGGACTGCTATAATTGAGGGAGTATCTAAATTAACAGGTGCTAAGGTAAAAGCTACTGATTTAAGAGCGGGTGCTGCAATGATTTTAGCGGGATTAGCTGCAGAAGGAGAAACTGAAATAAGTGATATATATCATATAGATAGAGGTTATGTTAATATAGAAGAAAAATTTAGAAATCTTGGTGCTGAAATTTATAGAATTAATGTATAA